Part of the Candidatus Hydrogenedentota bacterium genome is shown below.
CAAGACCTTTGATATGACCGAACGGCCCAGTCCGCCGGTGTTTTCCGAACCGTACATGACGTTGATCGGGCGTCCGACGTGGGGTGCGCCGTATACGCCGCCGGAAAAGCCCGTGCCGGGCTTCGGCATCGCCGGGGTGCTCATGGTCGAAGCGTTCGATCAGCGCGATCCGAAGGCCTATGTGACGCCGAAACCCATGACGAGCCTTTCGTACAGGAGTCCGTTGATTGAAATGGTGTCCAGCGGGAAACACCATGGCGTCGTTGTGGATGAGACGAGTCGGCAACGGCTCATCGCGTGGGTGGATGCCATGTGCCCCTATCTCGGCGACGAGGAAGTACGGGCCATCCCCGATCCGGAATTCCAGGGCGTGGACTGGCTGGCCATCCGGCCCCGGATCGCAACGGCGCCCGTTGTCGTGCGTCCCGGTCCGGTGGATGAAGACGCCAAACCGCCCGCATGACCGTCGGCATGATGAAAACCCCGTGAGAAGACAACGATTGACGATTACGATAAGCCGGCACGATAAAGGAGGCTGCCCGTGAGTTTGATTATTGGATGTCTGGTATGTGGAATCGGCGGCGCGACGACGCCGCTCGTGGTGGTGTCGTTCAACTTGCGTTACGGCACGGCGCTCGATGGCGAAAACGCATGGCCGAAACGCCGGGAATTGATGGTCGAAACGATCCGGACAATGAATCCGGACATCATGGGAACGCAGGAATGCCTTGAGTTTCAGGCGCAATACCTCGCCGAGGCCATGCCGGAATATGCCTGGATCGGCGTGGGGCGCGAGACGGACGGCAAGGGTGAGATGAGCGCGCTGTTCTACCGGAAAGACGCGTTGACGGCTGAGGAATCGGGCCATTACTGGCTTTCCGAAACGCCCGAAGTGCACGGTTCCCGTTCGTGGAACACGAGTTGCACGCGCATGGTCACATGGGCGCGGTTTCGCCATGCCGGGACAGGGGCGGCTTTCCATGTGCTCAATACGCATTTCGATCACAGAAGCGAAGAGGCCCGCGTCCAATCGGCCCGGCTGATTGTCCAGCGCTTGTTATCGCTGCCGCGGGAAATGCCTGTCATTCTCACGGGCGATTTCAACGCCAACGCCGAAACATCCGCCGCATGGAAAATCCTCGTTGAGGGCGGATTCAAGGATGCGTGTCTCCTGGCCGGGGAACGTCTCGGTCCCGACGTGACGTTTGGCGGATTCAAAGCGCCGCCCGACGTAAAACAGCAGCGCATAGACTGGATTCTTGTCCGAAATGCCGGCAGTGTGCAGCGGTATGAAACCGTCACGTTCAACAAGGATGGGCGCTATCCTTCGGACCATTATCCCGTTTCCGCGGTCATACTCATTCCGGGGACGCCGTGAAACCGCCACAGACAGAAGATTTCCTGCCGCGCGGATTGACCGAAGCGGAAGCCCGGCGGCGTCTTCTCCAGGAAGGCCCCAACGAACTCTCCGCCTCGAAACCCCGCGGACTGGCGACGATCGCGTTCGAGGTGATCCGCGAACCGATGTTTCTGTTGCTGGTCGCATGCGGCGCGATCTATCTGGCGTTGGGCGATATCCGGGAAGCGATGATGCTGTTGGGGTTCGTGTTCGTTATCATGGGCATTACGTTCTACCAGGAACGCAAGACGGAACGAGCCTTGGAGGCCTTGCGCGATTTATCCAGTCCTCGCGCGCTGGTCGTTCGCGACGGCGTTGAAAAGCGCATCGCCGGGCGTGACGTGGTAAGGGGCGACATACTCGTGTTGTCCGAGGGCGATCGCGTGCCCGCCGACGCCGTCGTGCTTTCTTGCAGTTACATGTCGGTGGACGAATCCCTGCTGACGGGCGAATCCGTGCCGGTTCGCAAAGCGCCCTGGCACGAGGCCGCGAAACGGGAATCCGCCGGGACGGACCGGCCGGGCGGCGACGATCAGGCTCTTGTTTATTCCGGAACCTTGGTCGTGCAGGGCAAGGGGCTTGCCGAAGTTTGCGCAATCGGCATGCAGACGGAACTGGGCCGGATTGGCAAGGCGCTGCAATCGGTAACGGTCGAAAAGACCCGCCTGTCCGTCGAAGTCTCACAATTGGTTCGGAATGTGGCCATTCTTGCCGTTTCGTTTTGTGTGGCCGTGGTGTTGATTTATGGATTGACCCGGCAAGATTGGCTTCAAGGGTTTCTCGCCGGCATCACGCTGGCCATGGCGTTGATGCCGGAGGAATTTCCGGTCGTATTGACCATCTTCCTCGCGCTGGGCGCGTGGCGGATTTCCAAAAACAACGTGCTGACGCGGCGCGTGCCGGCGGTTGAAACCCTCGGTGCGGCGACGGCGCTCTGCGTGGACAAGACCGGCACGTTGACACAGAATTGCATGACGGTGCGGCGAATCCTGGCTAACGGCCGCGACTATACGGTGGATTATGCCTCCAAGGAGCCGCTGCCGGAAGCCTTTCACGAAATTGTCGAATACAGTATTTTGGCGTCCCAGATCGATCCGTTTGATCCGATGGAAAAGGCTTTCAAGCAATTGGGGGAACGGTACCTGCACGATACCGAGCATTTGCACGTGAATTGGGTGCTCGAGCAGGAATATCCCCTTTCGCGGGAACTGCTGGCCATGTCGCATGTCTGGCGCGCGCCGGACAGCGACGAATTCGCCACCGCCGCGAAGGGCGCGCCGGAAGCCATCGCTGATTTATGTCATTTCGACGAAGGGCAACAGGCCGCCATGACGGCGGATGTAAAAATACTGGCGCGCGACGGTCTGCGCGTGCTGGGCGTGGCCAAGGCCCATTTCCGGCGAAAGACCATGCCGGGCGAGCAGCACGATTTCGAGTTCGAATATCTCGGCCTGATTGGCTTTGAGGATCCCGTTCGGCCCGCCGTGCCCAATGCGGTCAGGGAATGCCATGCGGCGGGAATTCGCGTGATCATGATCACGGGGGATTATCCGGAAACCGCCCTGTGCATCGCGCGGCAGATTGGGCTTCATTCCGCCGACGAATGCATCACCGGCGCGGAATTGGACAACATGGACGATGCGGCCCTGCGGGAACGCATACGGACGGCCCATATTTTCGCGCGGGTTGTGCCGGAACAGAAACTGCGACTGGTCAATGCGCTCAAGGCCAACGGCGAAATCGTCGCTATGACGGGCGACGGCGTCAATGACGCCCCGGCCCTCAAATCGGCGGACATCGGCATCGCCATGGGCGGGCGCGGCACGGACGTCGCCCGCGAAGCGGCGGGACTGGTCCTGCTCGACGACGACTTTTCATCCATCGTGCAGGCGGTGCGGCTGGGCCGCCGAATCTTCGACAATTTGCGCAAGGCGATGGTCTACATCCTGGCGGTTCACGTGCCTATTGCGGGACTTTCGCTCATTCCTGTTCTCTTCAAATGGCCGCTCGTGCTGTATCCCGTCCATATCGTCTTTCTCGAACTGATCATTGACCCGGCGTGTTCCATCGCCTTCGAGGCGGAACCGGAAGAGGAGGGCGTCATGCGGCGTCCGCCGCGCAACCCATCCGCGCTGTTGTTCGGGCGCGCCAGCGTCGTGTTGGGCCTCATGCAGGGAATCAGTGTGCTTGTCATCGTGCTGGCGGTCTTCGCCGCCGCCCGGTATCGCGGCCACAGCGCCGAGGATGCGCGAACCCTGACGTTTGCGACGCTCATCGTCGGCAATTTGGGCCTGATTCTGACCAATCGGTCATGGTCCCGCACTTTTTTCTCCATGTTTTCGGTGCGCAACAACGCCCTGTGGGGCGTAATCATCGGAGCGCCGCTGTTTCTGGGATTGGTGTTGTATGTGCCGTTTCTCCGCGAACTGTTTCACTTTACACCGCTGCACCTTGTGGACATCGTTTTCGCGCTTGCGGCCGGCGCCGCCAGTATTTTATGGTTTGAAGGCATGAAGGTTCTTCGGCATTCGGCATGAACAAAACAGGCCAGGCAGTGGTTTCATGAGCAAGCGCCGCAAATTCAAAATCGGACAGCGTTCCCCGGACGAGATCAAACGGCTTCGCCGGCGTTTGCTCAGCGGCACGCTCGCCGAAATTCACCAAATCCGCGACGAATGGCACGGCGTCCATTACCGGTGGTGGATCATTACGCTGTCCGGCGTGCTGGCCTTGTTTGTGCTCTCGTATTTCTCCTACACCCAACTGGGCTGGTACGCGGACCAGCGCCCGCTGCCGACGGGCAGCGACTGGCTTCTCCGGCGCATTCCGGCGGTCAATGTGCTGCCCATCCTGTCGTGGGGCTGGTTTGCTCTGCACCTCTATGCGGCGGGCGCGGCCATCGCCTTCCATCCGCGCCGGATCCCGTTCCTGCTGTTCATGCTCAGCGTGTTCCTGTTCATCCGCACGGCGTTCGTGTTTCTTTCCCCCATTGGCCCGCCGGTCGAAATGATTGACATGGGCAAACTCGATTATCTGTTCTCGCGCCTGATGGGAACCTATACCTTCAAAAATGAATTCATCTTTTCCGGCCACACCTGCATCCCATTCCTTTTCTTCCTTTTTTTCGACACAAAAGGCCTCAAACTGCTCATGCTCTGCGGCTCGATCACCATGGCGATATGCGTCCTTCTCTCGCACAACCATTACACCGTGGACGTGATCGCCGCCTACCTTATCGGGTATTCCATCTACGTGCTGTCGGAAAATCTGTTCTATGGATTCATCCGTCCCCTGTTCCAAGTCTTCCCTTCCCAGGCGAGATATTGATGATGAACGTTTCCGCATGGCTCGAACGGCTGGAGCATCCGCCTATTGAATTCAAACGAACCCTGCGCGCGGTCTATGGGGCGGACGAATCCGTCGTCGCGGCGCGCCTGCGCTTGCTGCGGCGGGTTCTGGGACGATTCCGGGAACGCTTCGGCGACGGGCCCGTACGCGTATTTCGCGCGCCGGGACGCATCAATTTGCGCGGCATGCACGTGGACACCCATGGCGGCTACCTCAACTTGATGACCCACCAGCGTGAAGTGCTGGCGGCCGTTCAGTCGCGGGCCGACGCGGATTCTGTTTTCGTCAACACCGATCCGCACTTCGAGGAAACCGTCATTCGGACCGGTGATGCGCGGGCCGGCGAGTCGTTCCGACGATCTTGGACGGAGTACATCCTCTCCCCCGGCGTCCGAAGGGAGGTCGAGGCGCGCCGCGGCCATTGGTCGCATTATCTGGCCGGCGCATGGCTCGGTATCCAGCATCGTTTCCCGGATGTGCCGCTATGCGGCATGAATGCCGCGATCGGGAGCGATTTGCCGCGGGGCGCTTCCTTGAGTTCGTCCGCGGCCCTTTGCGTGGCGGTATGCAGCGCCGTGCTTGCGCTGAACGGGAAGGAACTGGCCCCGCTCGAATTGATCCTCGCGGCGCGCGACGCGGAATGGTACACGGGATCCCGTTGCGGCCTGAGCGACCAGGCTGCGATCATCCTCGGTGGGCAAGGCGAACTAGTCAATTTGGCCCTGTTCGCGCCGGATCTGAACCTGGCGAGTCTCCGGCGCATGGCATTTCCGGAAACGCTGCGCATCTTGGTTGTCAACTCGTACACGGAACGCAGCCTGAGCGGCGCGGCGCTCGTGGCCTATACGCGCAATCGCTTCGCCTATTCGTTGGCGATGGAAATCCTCCGTCAGGAGATGCGGCGACAGGGATTCCCCGAACCTTTCGTCGCCGAAACGGACCGCTTGTCGCGCGTGACCCAAGAACGCATCCCAGACCTTCCGCGCATCCTATGCGCCATGCCGGACGCCCTTTCGTTGGCCGATTTGCGCGCGCGCTATGCCTTGCCGGGACTCGACGAAGCCTACCGGCAATACTTCGGAACCGTTCCCGAGGATCAAAGACCGGACATGATACACTTGCGCGGGCCGCTCCTTTTCGGCATCGCGGAATCCGAACGGGCGCGGCGCTTTGCGGACGCGCTGACGGACGGCGACTGGGGCGGCGCCGGACGACTGATGTCCATCGGGCACGATGGCGACCGGCTCCTCGATGCATCCGGACGGCCGTACCGGTTCGACGTATCCGACGGGACGCTGGCCGAAATGGCCGCCCAACACACGCCCATCGAAATGGCGCCCGGCGCCTACGGTGCGAGCGCGCCCGTGCTCGACGGTATCGTGGACGCCGCGATCGCCGCGGGCGCATTGGGATCATCGCTCACGGGCGCCGGCATGGCCGGGACCGTTCTGGCGCTCTGCCGAGCCGAAGACGAATCGCGGGTCGTGCAGGCCGTCCGCGATTGGCTGGGATCGGACGAATATGTAAAACGAGCCGGGAAGGAACTTGGAAAAGACCAACTGGACGACGCGGTTCACGTCAACGCCGCGCCTGCCGCCGCCGCCGAACTGCATGGCGAATAGCGAGCGATTCGGCGGCAGGCTCCAAAGATCTCCGGCTTATCCAGTGGGCGATAGGGATGTTATGGACGAAAAAGGCCCAAGAAGCGCTTGGTTCCCTTCGCACTCTTCACACTCTTCATCCCCAGCGAAAGCGGCGCTTTCGACAACACCACGATAACCGTCGCGAGCACGAGGAGGGCGATGGGTGATGCGGCGGGAACGCTGTTGGGTGGAAGAACGTTCAGAATGTAGGGCCGGGTGTATTGGATGCTTTTCGCACCGTCATCGAACCGGCATTCGTAGACGCCTGCGTCTTCGGGAACGACCGGGTTCAGGATGATCGTGCGGGTTGTCGCTCCCGTAACGCGGGGCGGGGCATCCACGATATCCGCGCCGTCCTTCTTCCATTGGTAATTCGATCCGTCCGGCGCCGTCAACGACAGGACCATGCCTTCCTCAATCCAACCGCCGGGGTGGGGCGTGATGGCGGTTGTGCGGGTCCGCGCGCGGAGATTGTCTTCGCGATGCGTGTCGAGCAATGCCTGTAGTTCGGCGGCCTGTTCGGGGTATAGCGAAGCGAGGTTGTTCGTTTCGCCGGGATCGTTTTCCACGTTATAAAGCGCTCTTGCGCCGGTCGAGAGGTTGTGAATCAATTTCATCGAACCCCGCCGGACGGTTTCGAGGTTGACCCAGCGCGGCGCGGCGCCGCCCCGCGTGTAGGCAAAGACGGGGCCGTCTGGATCGCGCGTTCCGAACAGATCTTTTCCTTGCCACGCGGGTCGCGGCGGCAATCCGGCCAAGGCGGCCAGCGTGGGCAGCAGGTCAACAGTCGTCACGACGGAAGGGACGGTTGCAGGGGCCAACCCCGGCCCGTTGACGATCAGCGGCACGCGAAAGACCGGCTCGTAGACGGTAAGGCCATGGCCCAAGTGGCCATGCTCGAACATGTGTTCTCCGTGGTCCGCCGTGACCACGAAGATCGTGTCTGGATGCGTTTGCGCAATGGACAGGATCAGCCGCATGACTTCCGTGTCCGTAAACCGGCAGTCGCCGTCGAAAAGGGTCCACACGGCGTCCTTCCCCGTGGCGGACAATTCGGCGTAGGTGCGTGCGGGTATCAGGCCCAGCGTGTAATCAATTTGATCGAACAGGTAACCGTAAAAATTCTCCGCGATGGTCTGTTCCGCCGGGAGCAGCCCCGGGTTGGGATAGCCGAAAAGCGCGCGGTAGGCCTCCGGCGGCCAGAAGGGCAGATGCGGGTCCATGTAATGGACATACAGGAAAAACGGCTGCCCGGCGGTTTCAATGCGCGCGATGGCGTTGTTCGTCAACTCATCGGCGGGCAGGATGGGCGCCGAATCATCGTCATAGATGTCGAAGCCTTGGGCAAACCCATTGGCAAAGGTCAAGTGATTATTGCTCTGAATGCCAATTGTCGCATATCCGGCTTTGTTGAAAAAGGTGGCCATCGTTTCGATGGCGCTTGGCAGCGTGGATGTGCCTGTATAGACCTGATGCGCATCCACGTGCAGCGACGTAAACACCGAAGCCATAGCCGGACGCGTCCATGTGCAGGCCGTGGTTGCGTTGGTGAACCGCACCGAATGTGACGACCAATCGAGCAGGGCGGGCATGACGCCCTGCCCGCCGCGTTCCGCGTCAAGCCGGTCGGCCCTCAACGCATCGAGCACAATCAGAACGATATTGGGCGGGGGGAAGGCCGTCGCTGCGGTGTCCATGGCCAAGAACAGCGCCGCTGAAAGCAGAAAATATTTGATTTTGCTGGTCAAAAAGTTGCTTCAAGCTCGACCGGCGGCACGCCATCCTTGTCCCATCCGCGCTTTTCGTAATACAGCGAGAGCATTTTCTCGAACTCGTGTTCATCGAGTGTTTTCCCCGCGTTGGGGCCGGTCAGCACAGGGGCTTTGGTCACTTTGAACGGGAGCGAATCGGCCTTGCGGGTCGCACCCAGCCGGATGTTTATGCGCCGCGTGAGGTTGTAGACCCGATCGGACAATTCGAGTAATTCCTCGAGCGTCATCGTCTTGCCCGTGACATAGGTGTAAAACTTCTCGTAGTGGCGTTCGTTGAGGCCGAGTTCGATCCAAGGCAAGCGGCAGACGCCGAGCATGTCGAACAGCGGCCGAACGGCTTGGTGGTACATGACAAGGTCCACCTTTTGCTCGGCGGACCACGACGCGCCCTCCTCGATTTCTTTGGCGATGGTCCATGCGCGGGCGTGGTGCGCGCCAATGTCCGACGTGGCGTAGGCCAGCCCCATGGACGTGCCGACCCGGCTGTCGTAGGCTGACTGTTCGAGCCCTTTTACCTGGAGCAGGAGCTTTTCCATTTCGGGCCACTGTTTGATGATGCGCCGCGATCCGTCCGCAAGGATATCGCCCACGCCCTCCCGATGGGCGATGCGGTGCATCAGGTCGAGGATGGCGTCGTCGTCGTTCCATGCGATGCCCTTGCCGTCGAGATCCGCCAGCGAGATGACGCCCTTTTCGTAGCCTTCGATGACGGCGCCGATGATGCTGCCCGTCGAGATGGTGTCCATGCCGAGTTCGTCGCACAATTTGTTGGCCGCCAGGACGGCGTCGAACCGCTCGACGCCGAGGTTCGATCCGAGCATGGCGCAGGATTCGTATTCGGGGCCTTCCGTGACGGTGCCGGCGTATTTGCCGTTCTTTACGAGACAGATGTTGCTGCAGCACATCGGGCACATGAAGCAGGCGCTGTCGCCGATCTTGTAATGTTCGAGCATGGTTTCGCCGTTGATCTTGTCGTGGGCGGCGAAGGTGGTCGCCTTGAAGTTGTACGTCGGCAGGATGCCCTTCGAGTTCGCGTATTCGATGACGTTCATCA
Proteins encoded:
- a CDS encoding aldehyde ferredoxin oxidoreductase family protein, translated to MNLKGGYFFKGLHVNLTTGVIERRDLSGDFIERYVGGRGFGAKLVWDNLKAHDFHIDPLGPENLLVVAAGPLTGCYVPSSGKNSFVAISPATGLYGDSSIGGGFGVELRQTGHDYLALAGAAPELSILFIDDEHTSIIRMPALKGKTCLEAEGIIKEKLGSHNLHIAVIGVAGENRVRFACVNSDWSRNAGRTGIGAIMGSKNLKAIVVRGTKDLPVHDMNGLVEETQKAVKYMTDHKYFRLWQQQGLMNVIEYANSKGILPTYNFKATTFAAHDKINGETMLEHYKIGDSACFMCPMCCSNICLVKNGKYAGTVTEGPEYESCAMLGSNLGVERFDAVLAANKLCDELGMDTISTGSIIGAVIEGYEKGVISLADLDGKGIAWNDDDAILDLMHRIAHREGVGDILADGSRRIIKQWPEMEKLLLQVKGLEQSAYDSRVGTSMGLAYATSDIGAHHARAWTIAKEIEEGASWSAEQKVDLVMYHQAVRPLFDMLGVCRLPWIELGLNERHYEKFYTYVTGKTMTLEELLELSDRVYNLTRRINIRLGATRKADSLPFKVTKAPVLTGPNAGKTLDEHEFEKMLSLYYEKRGWDKDGVPPVELEATF
- a CDS encoding sulfatase-like hydrolase/transferase — protein: MTSKIKYFLLSAALFLAMDTAATAFPPPNIVLIVLDALRADRLDAERGGQGVMPALLDWSSHSVRFTNATTACTWTRPAMASVFTSLHVDAHQVYTGTSTLPSAIETMATFFNKAGYATIGIQSNNHLTFANGFAQGFDIYDDDSAPILPADELTNNAIARIETAGQPFFLYVHYMDPHLPFWPPEAYRALFGYPNPGLLPAEQTIAENFYGYLFDQIDYTLGLIPARTYAELSATGKDAVWTLFDGDCRFTDTEVMRLILSIAQTHPDTIFVVTADHGEHMFEHGHLGHGLTVYEPVFRVPLIVNGPGLAPATVPSVVTTVDLLPTLAALAGLPPRPAWQGKDLFGTRDPDGPVFAYTRGGAAPRWVNLETVRRGSMKLIHNLSTGARALYNVENDPGETNNLASLYPEQAAELQALLDTHREDNLRARTRTTAITPHPGGWIEEGMVLSLTAPDGSNYQWKKDGADIVDAPPRVTGATTRTIILNPVVPEDAGVYECRFDDGAKSIQYTRPYILNVLPPNSVPAASPIALLVLATVIVVLSKAPLSLGMKSVKSAKGTKRFLGLFRP
- a CDS encoding endonuclease/exonuclease/phosphatase family protein translates to MSLIIGCLVCGIGGATTPLVVVSFNLRYGTALDGENAWPKRRELMVETIRTMNPDIMGTQECLEFQAQYLAEAMPEYAWIGVGRETDGKGEMSALFYRKDALTAEESGHYWLSETPEVHGSRSWNTSCTRMVTWARFRHAGTGAAFHVLNTHFDHRSEEARVQSARLIVQRLLSLPREMPVILTGDFNANAETSAAWKILVEGGFKDACLLAGERLGPDVTFGGFKAPPDVKQQRIDWILVRNAGSVQRYETVTFNKDGRYPSDHYPVSAVILIPGTP
- a CDS encoding cation-translocating P-type ATPase; this encodes MKPPQTEDFLPRGLTEAEARRRLLQEGPNELSASKPRGLATIAFEVIREPMFLLLVACGAIYLALGDIREAMMLLGFVFVIMGITFYQERKTERALEALRDLSSPRALVVRDGVEKRIAGRDVVRGDILVLSEGDRVPADAVVLSCSYMSVDESLLTGESVPVRKAPWHEAAKRESAGTDRPGGDDQALVYSGTLVVQGKGLAEVCAIGMQTELGRIGKALQSVTVEKTRLSVEVSQLVRNVAILAVSFCVAVVLIYGLTRQDWLQGFLAGITLAMALMPEEFPVVLTIFLALGAWRISKNNVLTRRVPAVETLGAATALCVDKTGTLTQNCMTVRRILANGRDYTVDYASKEPLPEAFHEIVEYSILASQIDPFDPMEKAFKQLGERYLHDTEHLHVNWVLEQEYPLSRELLAMSHVWRAPDSDEFATAAKGAPEAIADLCHFDEGQQAAMTADVKILARDGLRVLGVAKAHFRRKTMPGEQHDFEFEYLGLIGFEDPVRPAVPNAVRECHAAGIRVIMITGDYPETALCIARQIGLHSADECITGAELDNMDDAALRERIRTAHIFARVVPEQKLRLVNALKANGEIVAMTGDGVNDAPALKSADIGIAMGGRGTDVAREAAGLVLLDDDFSSIVQAVRLGRRIFDNLRKAMVYILAVHVPIAGLSLIPVLFKWPLVLYPVHIVFLELIIDPACSIAFEAEPEEEGVMRRPPRNPSALLFGRASVVLGLMQGISVLVIVLAVFAAARYRGHSAEDARTLTFATLIVGNLGLILTNRSWSRTFFSMFSVRNNALWGVIIGAPLFLGLVLYVPFLRELFHFTPLHLVDIVFALAAGAASILWFEGMKVLRHSA
- a CDS encoding phosphatase PAP2-related protein, whose protein sequence is MSKRRKFKIGQRSPDEIKRLRRRLLSGTLAEIHQIRDEWHGVHYRWWIITLSGVLALFVLSYFSYTQLGWYADQRPLPTGSDWLLRRIPAVNVLPILSWGWFALHLYAAGAAIAFHPRRIPFLLFMLSVFLFIRTAFVFLSPIGPPVEMIDMGKLDYLFSRLMGTYTFKNEFIFSGHTCIPFLFFLFFDTKGLKLLMLCGSITMAICVLLSHNHYTVDVIAAYLIGYSIYVLSENLFYGFIRPLFQVFPSQARY
- a CDS encoding galactokinase family protein — encoded protein: MMNVSAWLERLEHPPIEFKRTLRAVYGADESVVAARLRLLRRVLGRFRERFGDGPVRVFRAPGRINLRGMHVDTHGGYLNLMTHQREVLAAVQSRADADSVFVNTDPHFEETVIRTGDARAGESFRRSWTEYILSPGVRREVEARRGHWSHYLAGAWLGIQHRFPDVPLCGMNAAIGSDLPRGASLSSSAALCVAVCSAVLALNGKELAPLELILAARDAEWYTGSRCGLSDQAAIILGGQGELVNLALFAPDLNLASLRRMAFPETLRILVVNSYTERSLSGAALVAYTRNRFAYSLAMEILRQEMRRQGFPEPFVAETDRLSRVTQERIPDLPRILCAMPDALSLADLRARYALPGLDEAYRQYFGTVPEDQRPDMIHLRGPLLFGIAESERARRFADALTDGDWGGAGRLMSIGHDGDRLLDASGRPYRFDVSDGTLAEMAAQHTPIEMAPGAYGASAPVLDGIVDAAIAAGALGSSLTGAGMAGTVLALCRAEDESRVVQAVRDWLGSDEYVKRAGKELGKDQLDDAVHVNAAPAAAAELHGE